The Chitinophaga lutea genome contains the following window.
TGAAGCCGACGGGCAGCGAACTGGTATCGGTTGCGTTTTCCCAGAGTTTAAGATGCGCCGTGAGCTCGGAGGCATTGGTGATCTGTTTCATTTCACCGCGCGCTTCCATGGCCTGGTACCAGGCCAGCTGTCCCTGCGTTTGCGCCCAGGCCTGCTCCTGCGAGTGCCAGCCGGGCAGCGGGTTATCGAGCCCCACATACCGCGCGATCTGTGTGGCGACGCACAACCCCACGCGGCCTTTACGCATTTCGGGCAGCGACACGGTGCCGCGGCCGCGATCCGGTTTGTCGGTGAGGTGCTTTTCCCGGTCGCGGATGGCCTGCAACGGTTTGGTAAGGTCGCGGTTCCACTCCAGGGCGTTCATGCTCAGGTCCAGGTGCGCGTCGAAAATAAATGATTGCATATAGTTATTTGGTTGAGAATTTGGTGCTGTTGATGATTTTGCGGCCGCGTGCAATGGGCCAGGTGCCGGTGTGCACATCGCCCGTGATGATCTGCGCCTCGTTGTACAGCGCCACCGTGGGGCATACATGCCAGGGAATGCCGTATAATACATCGCCTACCTGAAGACTCTCCGCCTGCGAGGTTTTCACCACCAGGTGCTCCTCGCTCTGGGAAATCACCTCGTATTCTCCGAGGTCGTGAAAGAATACCCTTTTGGTGACGGGGTTTTCGGCGGACACTGCTTTATGCCCGAGGTCGAGCGTAACGTGGCCTTCGAGCGGTTTGGAGATCACGCGCGTGAACAAAATGGCGGCGGGCGTGAAGTGCTGCTCCGGCAGGGAGCTGCCGTACCCTTCGTCCCAGAGAATGCAGGTGCCGGGACTACAAATCACGTCCTTGCGCAATACATGAATGGGGAAGGTAGGTGTGCCGCCGGCGACGATTTCCGGGTTACCCATCGCAGCAGCCAGTTCCGCTACGGGTGCGAACGCCTCATTGCACTGCCGGGTGCGCTCCAGGAGGTCTGACTCACGCAGGTGCCCGTCGTACACATGCAGCCCGCGTACATGCAATGCCGGCAGCTGGCGTATTTCCTCGCAGAGGGCCAGCGCCTTGTCCGGCGAGATGCCGGTGCGGTGCATGCCGTTGTCGATATCGATGTACACCTGCGCCTGCAGCGGGTGTGCGTTGGAATGTTTCGAAAAGCCGATCGGTTTGCGGGAGTGCCGGATCTCGCTGAAAATTCTGCTCAGCAGCTGTGCGGAAGCAACATTATCCACGACGGATGCGAACGCGGTGTTTGGAAAACGGACCGCCAGTTCGGCGAAAGCCTCGGCGGTGGGCGTGTTGAGCTGATAGGCCATCAGTACGTCTTTCGCGCCGGTTTCCGCCAGCATCTGCGCTTCCGCAAAAGTGGCGCACTTGAACCGCTGGATGCCGTGTTTGCGCTGCATCAGCACCACCTGCGGCATTTTATGCGTTTTGACATGCGGCATCAGCCGCTCCGGGCCGCCGGCCATCGTGATCATTTTCCGGATGTTTTCTTCCACCAGCTCGTGGTATACCAGCAGCGCAGGAGAAGCCATAGCGGCCGGTTCTTTCAGTAAATACATGTTGAATTGATTAGCAATCCGCCGGTTTCATCACCGGCCGGAACGGTGCTTAAAGTTATCCAATAAATTGTTGCAATACCAACACGCCGGCAAGCCCGCATACGGACACGATGGTTTCCATCACCGACCAGGTGGCGAAAGTCTGTTTCAGGCTCAGGTTGAAATATTCCTTGAACAGCCAGAAACCACCGTCGTTCACATGGGAAAACATCAGGCTGCCCGCACCGATCGACAGCACCATCAGTTCCGGCTGCACGGCCTGGTGCTGGATCAGCGGCAGCAGGATGCCGACTGTGGTAAGTCCCGCCACGGTGGCGGACCCGACGCACACGCGGATAACGGCGGCAATGAGCCAGCCCAGTACCAGCGGGGATACCGGCAGGTCGCGCAGCGCCTCGCCGATGTAAGTATTGATCTGCCCGTCTTTGATCACCTGCATGAACACACCGGAACCGGCTATGATCAGCATAATGGGCGCCACTTCCTTGAAGGCGTTTTCCATCGACTTCATCACCGTTTTCATGCTCTGCCCGCGCCGCAGGCCCAGCAGCCAGGCGGCTACCAATACGGAGAGCAGCATGGCAATATTCGGGTCGCCGATCACAGCAACGGTTTTTTGAAAGGCGCTCCCCGGCTCTACAAAGGGATCGAGCACGGTGGTAATAGTAAGCAGTATCAGCGGGAGCAGGGCGGTGAAAAGACTGATGCCCAGCCCGGGCAGTTCGCTGGCGGGCCGGAAGGCGATATTGAGCAGCCCCTGTTCCGGGGTGATCAGCATTTTTTTGAGCCGGCTGCCGAACAGCGGGCCGGCGATGGCGATGGTCGGAACCGAGATGATCAGGCCGTACAGCAAGGTTTTACCGATGTCGGCGCCTAGCTGCTGGCTGATGGCGGTAGGTGATGGGTGCGGTGGCAAAAATCCGTGCGCGGTAGACAGCGCGGAAATCATGGGTATGCCGATGTAGAGCAAAGGCAGGCGGGTAGCCATGCCCGTGGCAAAAATCAATGGCACCACGATCACGAAACCGGCCGTGTAGAACATGGGAATGCCCACCAGCAGGCCGGCCAGCGCCATGCCCCACTGGATGTACCGGGTGCCGAATATGCCGATCATCGATGTGGTGATCTGCTGCGCCGCCCCGCTGTCTGCCACCAGCCGGCCGAGCATGGCGCCGAAGCCGAGGATGGTTACCAGCGAGCCCAGCGTGCTGCCGATGCCGGAGGAAATGGATTTGCCGATCTGCGGGCCATTCAGTCCGCAACTCAGGGCCAGTAAAATGCTCACAACCAGAAAAGACAGGAACGTATCCAGCTTCACCCACATGATCAGGGCGATCAGCAACAGAATCGACAGTATGACCAGTAAAACAGGAGAAATCATAGCAAGACGGTGGAATTTAGATATTCCCTCAATATAGAAAGAATTTGTCGATCGTTCCGTATGGGCCGCGTACAACATTTCCCTTGTAACGATCGCCGCGTATCGATCAGGCAGCCTTGGTGCCTTCATAGTGATATTATTTTGCCGGACGTGCTGTTCGCCCTCGCGATCCTGACAACTGTTGCGTGGCAGATTGGGCAAAAAGAGGTCATCCCCCACGGCCATGGCTGCTTTTAGCTGAAATGTCAACCTTGTTTGAGATGGGTGCAAACCTGGTCACGACCCTATGTTAAGCCTATGTGAAGCCTATGTCAAAACCTCACATAGGCTTCACATAGGCTCAACATAGGCTTAACTCAGCACTAAAACGGAGTGGACTGCCTGTTAAAATACCATGAGAACAGGATGGGAGGTGCATAAAAAAGGGCCGGCCCAAGCGGGCCAGCCCATCGATATCCTGCAGTTGAAGAGAGTGACACAACGGCGGCTGAACCGCCTTCCTGCCGCCTACTCCTCCGCCTTGCTTTCCTTAATTTTTTTGATGGCCTGTAAGGTATAGTCGGCCTGTTTATTCAGTTCGTTGCGCAATTCGCCGGACGACTGCGCGGCTTTTTCCTGTTTTTTCTTCGCCATGGGCGTAAGCAGGTTCACCATATAATTGTTCACCCAGGGATTGTTGAAGCCGGTCACCACATCCATCACCTCGTCGATGCCTTTGGTCACCAGGGCGGTATTGTCGACGGACGAGAGGAAATTCAGGTACAGGATGGCGGCGCCGATCTTTTCCTGGCCGGAAGTTTCCTCGAGGCGGGCGGCAAAGAAGGGTACATCGCTCTCATTGCCGTTTTTCGCGTACACGTTGGCGATGCCGCTGCTCAACATGCCGCGGGCGTCTTTTTCCATGGTTTTAGCCAGCTGGTATGCTTTTTTGGTATCCAGTTCGGCCAGTGCGCTCAGGGCCGTTCCTTCCACGAGGTAGGAGCGGTCTTTCAGCGCCGCTTCAAACAGGGATGTGTACTGTGCATCTTTCAGTTTGCCCAGTTGTTTGATGGCGGCGGCGCGTACCCAGGCCACGGGATCGTTTTTGGCGAGGTCCGTGAGAATGGGGAGGGCAGCGGTTTTTACATCATTATTATCCAGTTTGAGGCCGGAGATCGCGAGGGCGCGCAGGCCTTCATATTTATCTTTGGTAGCGGCCATCACCGTCGCACGCGCGGCGGCGTTGGTCGTGTGCTGCTTCATGGCGGCTTCGATGGCTTCGCGGCGGTCGAGGTAGTTCGGCGCGTTTTTATACTGGAACACGTACGAGTTCAGGTCACGGCGGTCCGTTTTTTTGAGGATGAGCACTTTGTCGGCGTCCACATTAATAAAATCGGGTTTGGCGCTTACCGCGAATGAGAAGGTATCTGCTTTTTCGGTGAGGCGCACCTGGTGGCGTTCTTTCTTGCCACCCGCATATACATCGATGGCAAACGGCAGGTCAAACACACGGTCGCCTTTCTGGGTGATGATCACTTTGGCGAGGCCGGCCTGGCTGTAGTCGTAGTTGATCTCCAGCGTGGGATAACCCTGGTTGAAGTACCACTGGTTGAAGAACCAGTTCAGGTCCTGGCCGGTCACTTCCTCCAGCGCCAGGCGCAGATGGTGCGATTCGGTGGCTTTGAAGGCATTTTGTTTCAGATAGAGGTTGAGGCCTTTGAAAAACGCCTCGTCTCCCAGGTAGTTGCGGAGCATGTGCAGGATGCGGCCGCCTTTCTGGTAGCTCACCGCATCGAACATGTTTTCCTTGTCGTGGTAATGAAACCGCACCAAATGGCGGTCGCCCTGGTATTCTGCGGATTCCATGTAATTGTTCATGGCGGTGTAGCCGTGCTCGTCGGCCGCATCTTTCCCGAACTTGTGCTCGAACCAGAGGTATTCGCTGTAGTCGGCGAAAGATTCGTTCATGGTAAGGTTGCTCCACGATTCGCAGGTGGCCAGGTCGCCGAACCAATGGTGGAACAGCTCGTGGGCAATAACGGATTCGCCCAAGCGGTCATCGTCGTCGAGCAGCTCGCGGTCGGTTTTCTGCAGAAAATCACCGTGGATGGTGGCCGTGGTGTTTTCCATGGCGCCCGATACGTAGTCGCGCACCACGATCTGCGAATATTTCACCCAGGGGTAATCGTACCCCAGCAGTTTCGAGAAAAAGGTCATCATTTCGGGCGTATTGCCGAAAATGGCTTTGGCGTGGGGAGCGTATTCCTTCTCCACGTAATAATTCACTTCCTTGCCGCGCCACTGGTCTTTTACGATGGCGAAGTCGCCCACGGCCATCATGAACAGGTAGGGCGCGTGGGGCAGCTCCATCCGCCAGGTATCTGTACGGGTACCGTCTGCGTTGGGTTTCTGGCTCACAAGTTTGCCGTTGGACAGCGTCACGTATTTTTTGTCGACCGTCATGCTGATTTCAGAAGTCGTTTTCTGGTTGGTTTTATCGATGGTGGGGAACCAGGCCGAGGAAGCTTCCGTTTCGCCCTGGGTCCAGATCTGGATGGGTTTTTTCGGGTCGGAGCCGTCCGGATTGATGAAGTACAGGCCTTTGGCGTCGGTGATGGCTTCGCTGCCCTTCACCTTCAACTCGTCCGGTTTGGCGGTATATTCCACGAAAACGGTATAAGATTCGCCGGATTTATACGTTTTATTGAGTTTA
Protein-coding sequences here:
- a CDS encoding D-TA family PLP-dependent enzyme codes for the protein MYLLKEPAAMASPALLVYHELVEENIRKMITMAGGPERLMPHVKTHKMPQVVLMQRKHGIQRFKCATFAEAQMLAETGAKDVLMAYQLNTPTAEAFAELAVRFPNTAFASVVDNVASAQLLSRIFSEIRHSRKPIGFSKHSNAHPLQAQVYIDIDNGMHRTGISPDKALALCEEIRQLPALHVRGLHVYDGHLRESDLLERTRQCNEAFAPVAELAAAMGNPEIVAGGTPTFPIHVLRKDVICSPGTCILWDEGYGSSLPEQHFTPAAILFTRVISKPLEGHVTLDLGHKAVSAENPVTKRVFFHDLGEYEVISQSEEHLVVKTSQAESLQVGDVLYGIPWHVCPTVALYNEAQIITGDVHTGTWPIARGRKIINSTKFSTK
- a CDS encoding gluconate:H+ symporter, which produces MISPVLLVILSILLLIALIMWVKLDTFLSFLVVSILLALSCGLNGPQIGKSISSGIGSTLGSLVTILGFGAMLGRLVADSGAAQQITTSMIGIFGTRYIQWGMALAGLLVGIPMFYTAGFVIVVPLIFATGMATRLPLLYIGIPMISALSTAHGFLPPHPSPTAISQQLGADIGKTLLYGLIISVPTIAIAGPLFGSRLKKMLITPEQGLLNIAFRPASELPGLGISLFTALLPLILLTITTVLDPFVEPGSAFQKTVAVIGDPNIAMLLSVLVAAWLLGLRRGQSMKTVMKSMENAFKEVAPIMLIIAGSGVFMQVIKDGQINTYIGEALRDLPVSPLVLGWLIAAVIRVCVGSATVAGLTTVGILLPLIQHQAVQPELMVLSIGAGSLMFSHVNDGGFWLFKEYFNLSLKQTFATWSVMETIVSVCGLAGVLVLQQFIG
- a CDS encoding M1 family aminopeptidase, producing the protein MHHQAKKTISIVMTGLAVIGLCTRVLAQTVDNQKDDPALKIYRASPTKINNLVHTKLDVRFDYAKRYLNGKAWITLQPNFYPTDSLTLDAKGMDIKKVSLIQGTGSTTLRFPSEAMLRTAKQAPLQYDYNGEEIRVKLNKTYKSGESYTVFVEYTAKPDELKVKGSEAITDAKGLYFINPDGSDPKKPIQIWTQGETEASSAWFPTIDKTNQKTTSEISMTVDKKYVTLSNGKLVSQKPNADGTRTDTWRMELPHAPYLFMMAVGDFAIVKDQWRGKEVNYYVEKEYAPHAKAIFGNTPEMMTFFSKLLGYDYPWVKYSQIVVRDYVSGAMENTTATIHGDFLQKTDRELLDDDDRLGESVIAHELFHHWFGDLATCESWSNLTMNESFADYSEYLWFEHKFGKDAADEHGYTAMNNYMESAEYQGDRHLVRFHYHDKENMFDAVSYQKGGRILHMLRNYLGDEAFFKGLNLYLKQNAFKATESHHLRLALEEVTGQDLNWFFNQWYFNQGYPTLEINYDYSQAGLAKVIITQKGDRVFDLPFAIDVYAGGKKERHQVRLTEKADTFSFAVSAKPDFINVDADKVLILKKTDRRDLNSYVFQYKNAPNYLDRREAIEAAMKQHTTNAAARATVMAATKDKYEGLRALAISGLKLDNNDVKTAALPILTDLAKNDPVAWVRAAAIKQLGKLKDAQYTSLFEAALKDRSYLVEGTALSALAELDTKKAYQLAKTMEKDARGMLSSGIANVYAKNGNESDVPFFAARLEETSGQEKIGAAILYLNFLSSVDNTALVTKGIDEVMDVVTGFNNPWVNNYMVNLLTPMAKKKQEKAAQSSGELRNELNKQADYTLQAIKKIKESKAEE